The following coding sequences are from one Bradyrhizobium sp. 200 window:
- a CDS encoding amino acid ABC transporter substrate-binding protein yields the protein MIRKLLPRLAIAALSVAMLDIHQGQAASQTLEKIKEVGKIAFGYREASIPFAYIGADNKPTGLSLELCAAVADRIKSELKRPALEIEYIPVNASNRIPLIQNGTIDIECGSTTNTAERQKQVSFSIATYVASPRWLVAAASPVTELNGLDGQTIVVTQGSLNLAGVHKIIADQKLNAKIVQARDHAESLLMLSTSRAAAWFEDDILVAGMVANSPDPKVFRMLPATYAPTYYGLMTRREDPEFKALVDAVIRQKMASGEFNRLYSKWFESPIPPKGQSLMLPMSDAMKARVAAPSDALTP from the coding sequence ATGATCCGCAAATTGTTGCCGAGGCTGGCAATTGCCGCCCTGTCGGTTGCGATGCTCGATATTCATCAGGGTCAGGCGGCGAGCCAAACCCTCGAAAAGATCAAGGAGGTCGGCAAGATCGCGTTCGGCTACCGGGAGGCGTCTATTCCATTCGCCTACATTGGGGCTGATAACAAGCCGACGGGCCTCTCGCTCGAACTATGTGCAGCGGTCGCCGACAGGATCAAATCCGAATTGAAACGGCCGGCGCTGGAGATCGAGTACATCCCGGTGAATGCATCCAACCGCATCCCACTTATTCAGAACGGCACTATCGACATCGAGTGTGGCAGTACGACCAACACCGCCGAACGGCAAAAGCAGGTTTCCTTTTCCATCGCGACATACGTGGCATCGCCTCGCTGGCTCGTTGCCGCGGCTTCTCCGGTCACCGAGCTGAATGGACTCGACGGGCAGACGATCGTTGTTACGCAGGGCTCCTTGAATCTCGCGGGAGTCCACAAGATCATCGCCGACCAGAAGCTGAATGCGAAGATCGTTCAAGCCAGGGACCACGCCGAATCCCTTCTGATGTTGAGCACGAGCCGCGCCGCCGCATGGTTCGAGGACGACATCCTGGTTGCCGGAATGGTCGCCAATTCGCCCGATCCCAAGGTCTTCCGGATGCTGCCTGCGACCTACGCGCCGACCTATTACGGGCTGATGACCCGGAGAGAGGACCCCGAGTTCAAAGCGCTGGTCGACGCCGTGATCAGGCAGAAGATGGCATCGGGCGAATTCAACAGGCTCTATTCAAAATGGTTCGAGTCGCCCATTCCCCCAAAAGGACAGAGCCTGATGCTGCCCATGAGCGATGCGATGAAGGCACGCGTCGCAGCTCCCAGCGACGCGCTTACTCCGTAG